The genome window ACCTTACCATCGAATCCCTTGTATGACTTGCTCTTCACTTCCCCTTCTTGCCAGTACAATGTTGGTAGTGAAGCCTGAAGAATGGAGGCAAAGGCCCCTCTTCCCTACAACTCTTTGGGATATTTTTATCACTTCACAAAATAATGCTACTCTAGTTTGGAAAGAAATAGACATATTACTCAGAAATAGATCACCTTCCCTGGTGaagcaattaaatattttcattttaacctCCATTTACCACCTTAATACAACATCCCAGGGAAGAGGGAGATTACAAACCTCATTacctttcttaatttaaaaagcacTGCCTCCATGAAAATCAAGTACTGGCTTAACATTTTACTCTTATACACAAGGACTCTTATAATATTCCAGAAAAAGCACAAACATTCCCCCCCTCCCCATTTATCAGCTGCCTATTGTTAGTTTTAGATGAAGCTGAAAAACCGAAGGCTTATTAGCAAACTCAAAGTCATCACTGGGTCTTAAAATAGGGACATTTAAATAATTCTTCTTGGAACAGATACAGCCACTTATTTCTACCCTGAAAAAAGCTCAAAGTGTAAAATTAGTATTTAACACATcatatgaaataaaaaggaaacaaaccaGACAAAGAGTAAGGTACATTTCAATTTAATCATGGTGCACACAAATTTGTAAAATTCCTAGACACACATACATTTAAGTCACAGACTTAAGAATTCTTGTTCGTgttcaaatattaattaaattatgGAAACGTTGCCCATTTATTCTCATCACTATTACATGCATTTAGAGTTACATACTTACCAAATTTCAATGTCTGCTTATCCTTGCTAGGAAAGGACAGAGTTCCTTAGAAATTTACTTCACTTTAAATCATAATTTGAGGGTCCATACTTTGTTTAGTGCTTATCTAGAAGAATACATCACCATTATCACATACTCAGGTATcaattttcagatttctttcagaaGACTATCACTGTTCATACTGAAAAGCATTAAGAACTGACTGTTCGCTTCTGGTTTACAAAGATTACAGCAGGAAATACAATGTGCAAACATCCTTAGCATATACTGACATTAGCTAGGATGTGgctaaaaactaaagaaaatccaTGTTATACTGAGGGAAGGTATTAAACAGGGTATAGTGTAATTATAAAGATACTCAAAGGCAAGTTTTCACTGGTATACACAGTCCCAGAAACCAGTATATAAAACCCAAGTTTTTCATGCAAGCTTAGAGTGATTTACAAGTACACTTGAAATTCTCTAGCCTCCAAGAGAATCCTGTAACCATTAGTGTGCATGACCATTTCCTTCAACCCTACCTTCAACTTAACTGCTCACTGTAACAGCTTCAACAAGGACAGAAATTTTAgtacttaaattttaaacttgTACAGTGTGGGAACTAAAAGCACTGAGAAAAACTTCTATCAACTAAAATTTTagattaactaaaaaaaaaatgctggctaGTTCTGAGTAAAAACATTTTTCCACCTTACCAATAGGAAACAATTTATGTGTTCAAAGTTTTTATAGTCTGTTAAGTGAAGGTTAGAAAAAAATGGACCTGTATTATGAAGGAAATGTCAGGAGGTACAATAATCACCTTCTTAATATTTCTGTTTCAGACACTATCTAAAGAAGCAGaaattcacattttcttctttaaacaatGTGTCCcaaatttcacatatatttgaagggaaaaaatttgatttatatataaagtagaaaatagTACTCACCAGAAAGGCAGCTTTAAAGAGATGGTTTAAGGAAAACCATTTCCACTGTATCTACACCATTTCTTATACAGATTAAACTGTGAAAGGCAATGAAACTTAAGCCTTCAggcaattttatattaaaaaaaaacaagtggctataatatatattttcagttGATAAatcattaacttaaaaaaaatttaactgaacACATGACTTTcacttaaaataacattaaaattctgTTTCCAGTGGCTGATCACCATCCAGTTTAACAGGAGTACAAGATCAGATCGTTTTATGGACAGACTGTCTCAAATTAGACCTCTTATACTTAAGGTGAACAGGAGGAAGCCATGTACCCTAGTCAATGCTAAACACTGGAAGGATGGTTTCAGGCTTGTACAGTCTAAATAAACTATATGctttgctcttttctccttgATTTACATTTTATCTACTTAAAAGCACAATAGTACGGTTAATCTCTCAAAGATGGTTCAAGACAACAATGAATTTTGGTAGCaccaataaaaacaataaaaacttttAACGTATTTTTTACAACCCCTTACCTACCCACTGCCCCTCAAAAGGAAAGCACAAAGAATCTGTCTAGACTCCTTGATGGGTGGTCAGCTTTCATTTGAATATTAAGAAAGTAAGACTTGTTATTTGAGTGCACAGTAAATGAACCCATGGTGGTGGTGCACCAACAAAATAAGCTATAGTTTACAAAAAAGATGAACAAGTACTTATTTACAGCAAATTACTAAAACCATTTAAGAACAAAAGAGcaatataaaaaaacattttctagctTATGATTACACACCACTTATCATTGctacaggtgaggaaacctgATATTCTTAGGTTGATGCATACTGTAAAAAGTTGAAAGGTAAATATGAGTACCACCACAGGAGTGGCTTAAGTACAAGACCCTAAAATACTAAGCCCTGCACTCTGTATCATGTGCCAACACGAGCATATAGCAAATTGAAActttcacttttccttttatGTACAACACATCTACGTAGGTTCAACCATGAGATAATAAAGGAGCAATATTATGCCTTTATTACAACTGAGGTTTAAACCTAGCGCTACTTTGGCCCACATATTGAGTGTCTGAGAGTGTCCGATGGATCTATTATTAGTTATACTCACATTTAAGCAACTGCACAGCTTTCTTCCTTGTGTGGGTTATATGGATATGTTTCAAAAAAATAGGAACATCAGGTACTTACAGATTAAACTAACCTGTACTGGCAGGGCTGTGGGATTTTTCTTCTCTACCAGTAAGTAGCAAATGCTGAAATTCTGCTGCTAGttaacaaaaacacaaattgtATTAAACTGAGGAGTTCAATCCATAGTTTAAAGTCAATGTGCATTAAATTTCCTCAGAGCCTGAcattaatgcatttaaaaaattttccctaaGTCTTACAAGTTACCTTACATTGGCTATTAAATTTAGAGTGACCTTATGAGAATGAATCAGTAACACTGTGTATCTCTTGGACACACCTTAATTTTGTAAACTATGTATTGTGTGTTATTACATGGACATTCTGGTTACTCTAAAAAAGGTTGGGCACGTAtctaggaaaaaaatctcttcaacatagtCATTTTAAAACTTAAGTATATATAGACACAACCCATAGAGGAAGcaattttttggtaatttttaattttctttttgaaaacttgattttattttcttgtgttagataatggattttaaaaacacGGGCTAAAAAGTAAATTCTATTGCTTCTCCTGAAAGTACACTAACAAGCTAACAGTTAAAGGGGCAAGCTTTGCTAAATAACACATGCCCTGTGTTTTGTAACTCAAACTTACAGGAACTTTAATAATTCCCTTGGTTCACTTGGGTAGTTAGGCAACCTTGTTTTATTACTAGACACTGGGAAATGATGCAGCAATGTTTATTTTCACCTCTGACTGAACCATTTATGAATAAAACGTTATACAgcattttaagaaatgatttaCTGACAccttaagagagagagagggaatgtTACTACCCTTTAGTACATTTAAGGTTCGTAAGTCTAACAACACTATATAATGGTCTCTCCCAAATAATCACTATGGTCTGTATAGTAACACTGGGGAAACatcattcttcatttttatcCAAGTTGGGCATCAATGAATGTCACTGTCAGTTCCTCAAATTTAACCAAAGGTGAAGGCATACAGATTCTTTAACTATAggaatacaacaaaaacaaaacccaaggcACAGTAAAAGAATGCCAAAGGGCTTGGAGAATTCCAATAAAAGACTCCCCTTTTTATAAAGATAACATTACACAAACCCCTGACCAAATACACAGTACATTACTGAAGCTGTGCTGTATCACCACCTTATACAGCAGCATTTAGAACTAATGGGTGGGGTCCAAATAATTACCTGTTAAATTAgtttattcaattaaaattaaacataaacaCAATCACTCTTAATATAGCTGAGTATGTCTCCTAAAGAACCTAACCATGAATGAGTGATGGGTTATGTAATATGGTGTTCAATTTGATTCAAATAGGAATAGCTCAAATTAGCTTCAGTGATGatctccttttctctaatttctgccTTAATATGACTTCTATATCCTGCTtggtaaaataaagatattttccccTGAGAATATATGAGATTAAATGAATAGATATTTTAAGAGTGATGATTCAAATATTTCAAACTAAATTCACTGTCAAGCTCTTCCCAGGACtgggaggaaaacaaaaaggtcTACCTTTTATAGCCAAATTATTATGAAAGAGTGTATAGAACCCAGAACAGGAAATACAAGTTTATAAAAAGCAATTTCCCTTCTGAGCTGTACTGAATaactgttatttttaagaaaatgctatCTTCAAACTTATTTCCCAATAAAAATGCCAAATAAGACCGTGAAAACACTTGGCAAAGTAGGAAATACTTTGAAGGAGCTCAAACTGAAGTCCTGCTTTCTCCATTAATATGAATTAAATCCATAATAGGGGATGCCCAAGAgtaaagatattaaaatacaGTTCTGTAAATTCAAATCACAAAATTGTGAATACCCACTATGTGCATGACACTATATACAATACCATTAAAGTAAATGATTCTTATTTTGCCAAGAAATATCACACAGAAAAGTTAGATGATTTCTATGCTATGAAAACAAAAggttatttattaaaatgattcaggtgacagaaaacaaaatactgaGAATAAAGGGTAAAAAAAGGATTAAATCTTCACTGATATTCAAGTCATGAGATGGCAAGCAGAAGTGTTAACTGGGGGGTTTACTTACAACAATCTGCATTCTAGTCTTATTAACTGAATCCCTCCTTTTTTAGAAGACTTTTTCATAAAAgttacagtaagaaaaaaaacattttgttttggaGTAACATACAAAAGTTATTCGATATTAAGTAGGTGaatactatatttttaaacatgtaacTGATTTATACAAAATTTTTAGGGCACATGGTTTTTTTTATCCCTTAAACAATACAAACATCAGTTTACTCAAAATTTTAATCTCGGTAAAGTTACTTCaacatttcctttcatttactAACTTTTACCAACAGACATAGAAGATACGTGAAAgttttttaattctcaaaattatATTTGTCTGAGTCACACAGATAGCAAAGAAATTACACCTTAAATAGTTAGGTAAGACCTTCAACAAATTATGCCACTCTTAAAAATCCTTCCCACTCCCAGTACTCAAGTATTATCAGAGCCTATTTCAATGATAATTATTTATCACTGTTAGAATGAGGACACGTGGCTTCACTCTTGAAATAATTCAGTATATTGGGGAATGCTAGGTGAAAAAGAAACATCTCCCACTAAGGAGACTTAAACAGTGCAATTACtgagattaaaaatatttcaatagaaTATTTCTGTtgcaacaaaattatttttgcaaaCATTAGAATTTTTTCCCATGATTCAGTGAAGAAAAATGTTCTACTTACAAAGgtgaaaataagaaattcagttaatgcacattttttctttatgcttccAAGATTTAAAACCACATAGCAACACAATCCTGGGTTCACTAAAGATTGTATTATATGGTAATTGTTACTGTTCAGAGGAAAATGTTATCTGGTTAGAATAGTGGCTTAAAAacacagcaatgaacaaaactaaTTCAGGTTTGTTTTGGCCTTTCTTCCAGTTTCCTCTTGACTCCCTacaacatacacacataaacacaactTTTCTCACCAAATAAAAGCAAATCTTACTTGAAAACAAATGTGGATactttttgtgtgtgcatattgCATAAATTACTCAAGTAATTTTAAATACTGAACCTGAAAATAAATCTCAGAATGTTCAGAAATCACAGTTCAGTATACTAACTACCACATGATACAATTCCAGTTTGGCTACCTGAAAATTAGTAATCTATCCATCCTGACAGGTGTGTAATACCCAAACTTCTATTATATATGTGTAGGGTATACcaaacaccacacacaccatcTTCCCATCCCACTCTTCACAGGGCTCTACATTAACATTTGCTCTAATGTGGTGAACTTGAAAATACTAGCATAAGCCTTTGCAGATGACCTTTCAACCTTAATGTTCAATGTGTAACTTTGGGATTAAGAATGCAAACTTCAGTATCCAGTGGCATTTCCAATATTTAAACTTATCCTTGAGGTTAAATTTAATAGTTTGAGGAAAAAACAACCAGTAAGATTTTCCTGAAAGTAAAAGTGGAAAATTTGAATGAAACATTCCATGCCTCCAAATCAAGAATGTCAAATTTTATCAATTTACTCAAGTTCAATATAGCAATACCAGCTTTACTGAGGCTGTTAAATATTATCTACACAAAGTAAATTATATGAAGTTATAGATATCAAATACTATTTATTGTAACACCACAAACATGAATATTAATATAGAGCCTTCTCTGCCAAAAGAGTATGAAAATCCTAAGTTTAATTAAATTTAGGGGCCTTCACCAAACTTGCTGCAAGTTTGGGGACATAAATATCCAACAGCCATAAAGCTGTGAAAGCCCCtgtaaggaataaaataaatcccacttgcctCAGACTGAACAGGGCAACACTGAGACTCAGCCTCAGCCTGTCCTATGGCAGGGCtataggaagaagaaaattttaattttagaaaaacattacccaattaatttaaaagacatgcaataaaaaaaaaatcccaatgaTCAAGCAAGCAAAGGAAAAGAGAGCAGCTCTTCTTAAAAAAACTATTGTCCACTATAAATCCATTCTGAGCTCTTGTTTTTGTTGGGCATCTCCCCCCATAAGTTTAAGCTGAGTTTAAGTTCATTATATAACTTGATCAGTGGAATAGGAGTATACGAGGAGTATTTTCCTCATTCCTAGTGGCAAATGTGAGAGACTACTAAAATATTAagttttcaaattaaatgataattcCAGCAGCCACTCAAAAGTTGATCCTCACCTGCTGATCTTGTTACTGTCATATAGTAGTAAAATCTATACAATAGAAACTAGTGCCAGACAAAATGTTTagatctttttcctatttttaaaaaaaaaggtgatacAAGACTAGATGTAAAGGAGAGCCAAAGCTGGCAGCCCATTAATCTTACTACTTCCTGAATTACGGTGGCAATCGCAATGCCTACCTGAATATATCAAATTCTAAAAATTATCTTCTATGAAGACAGATGAAGTTTAGTTTACTTCAACTCCTATCTATTATTTAAGGAAGCATAAGTCAGAGTTAATTTTTCAACATAATTTGTTTCACTCATGATTTTAACAGTACTATATGGACCCCAGAAGCAGTTAGATAAAAGGTATTTTCTAGAAGCTTAAGTATGCTCTGATGCATGCATAAATTACACTTAAGTACACCGAATGTGCACCACCAGTCATATACCTACCTATAAAACACACAGGAGATGGCATGCTAAATTTAGGTGCCATGCGTTAAcacttaattaatttttaattagaattcTATCACTAATTTAAAAGTagtaatattttctcctttttgacCTCAGAAAGcaaatcttaataaaaaaatacttgttttctttgcattaaaggcaaataaagctttgtataatatttaaaacattactaACCCATTTTTAGATTGTTGATAAGCCTGTATATGAAATGCTTAAGAGACATTTGGTTTGGGATAATAGTTCCTATTTAATCATTCTAAACTTACTCATTACATTTTTACCTTAAAGATTTTTAACAAAGGTTTTTCTTTGGCAGTGTAGTAAAAGTGCTGCCAAATATAAGTGTGTATTAATTTCAAAACTAGGTAGACAAGTATGTGGTGCAGTATGGGGTAATGTGCTTGGCTGCTGGCTGAAGGAAGATATGCATTATTGGTGACACATGTTGTTGCCTTTTCAAACTATGTAGTATTTCAAACCTTAATGGTACAACACAGGAGCTATAAAACATTTTACTGGAgcaaaatatagttaaaatagcTTTGTAGTACTtgcaatattttgtttaaatgaatgatttttacTTGTTGTCACCTATATATAAGATCTTCTATGATTAAAACATGATTTTACAGTATTTTCCTACAATGTTAAAGACTGTTCTTCTAAATGAAACTTTGTATTTCATGTCTTCAATCTACACCTTGACATAAAGGTTATAAAGAAAGGTTACCATTTTCTCAGAAGTCTTAACTTCATATTGAGGAAAACTCAACTTGAGTTCATTATATTCTTATACTTTGTACAGGTCATtcaatatttcaataatcacaaAACTACCCTGCGAATGTAAAGATAGAAAAAATGGATCCCTAAAAAAGGTTAATAAGAGCTATTATTATGAGACTTGTAACACAAGATACTGATCAATAGCAGTTATCTCCACAGCAAAGTTCTATGAACGTAATATTCCGATTTCCAAGAATGAAAAAGTTAACAATAAAGCCTTTTAGAATAACAGAGGGCAGCCACCCCAAAGGATATAATcttccagaaacaaaataaaatttcaaatccaCTACACTTATAACATATACCAATCCATTAACAGCATAAAAAGCTACTACTGCATGCACCTAAGCCTCTAGAAGTATATATacacctgaaaagcttctgaggTCCATGCAGTACTGCAGTCTCAAAAATAATCAGAAGGAAATCAATGGGTCTGGCACTAGGCTCAAACAGCAGCAGTAGGAAAGAGGTAATGTAAGGCTTAAAGTGTCTATGACATCTAACATGTACTGACACTAAAGGAGTGGAAAGgtgacaaaatataaaatttcatacCCATTATGTAATGACTCATATGTATCTAGGTTTTTCTTTCAACCGAAGCACTAGCAGTTCTATATATGCCGTTCAGTCTAAAACATGCAGCTTAAGAACAATCTTCCATTGAAAGACAGAATCCAATGATGTATCAAAACTGTACTGGTAACTATGAATTTTATTACGTGGACATCTACTGTGGCAAGCATCTGTACAAACCTTTCAAGCAGTGGTCCACAGCTGGGTTATGAATAAAAAGGCataattttttctctcattttattacaATGAAGTTTAACAGTACAGAAAAGTCACATGACCTTGGTGGGCCAGATTTCTTAAACCCTGCAACATGAGGAAttctaaatacattaaatattgttATACATTCAGAGTTCCAATGTACAGGTACTTGGAAACAGTTACAGCCCTCACCAAGCTAGGTTGGGGACATGGAGTCCAACAGCATCTGAAATGCTGTGAAGGCATAACTTTACAAATAGCAATGTAAGCTTACAGAACTTGCCTTTAATTAAGGTGGTATGTTCATGTAATTCCAGCGCCTTCACAATATAACGAACCAAATTTACTATACTTCACTTCTAAAAACCTAgatgaaacatgaaaaagaagCCATACAGTATAAATTGCAACTTCAGGAAAAGTTCCTGCTTTATTATTCCAAATAAATTTCCCATGTAAAATAAATGTCCAATAGTTCCTGGTATGTGGGAAGATAATGTTTGTTAAAGTCACAATGAAGCCTTATTGACGGAAGCTTGGCTATATAAACAGCACAAGTTGAGAAAAGGTTTAATCTCCAAACCTATTAGACTGGATGAAGTAAGATCAGTAACGGCCACCTTGCGACATTACAGGAGGTCTCATTCCCATTGGAGGTCGAGGAGGCCCACCTTGGTATGGGGGCACCATTGGCGGTCCCTGCCCATATGGTGGCATAGCACCAGGAAGGTAACCTGGCATGGCTTGATGATGACCACCATACTGacctaaaaaaaaacataaacacaaaaaataGACTGGGTTGGTCTGTGCATTATACTTTTAAATGCAATGTATTTTCagataaatttgttttatgtgtATACTTAGAAAATCCATTAAATACAAATAAGCATAAATAGAGGAATACCATGAGGTGGCATTGGGGGTCTCATTCCTTGTTGCTGTGGGATGCCTGGCTGTGGTGGCATCATACCTCCCATTGGACCAACTGGTGGATTACCAATGGGAGCCTGTCCTGGTCGAGGAAGATTACGTTGATATTTAGGTAACTGTGCCCTTCTCTCTTcctaggaataaaaataaatacaatgataaACACCTTAATGCAGAGAGATTCATTAGGCATAAAAGTCAAACATGTAAAATCTTACAGAGTAagagtaattttcaaaaaaaaagtgcCCTTCTCAACAGATCACTTTTGCTCCACAAAACAGTGCAACTATGTAAAATCTTGATGCCTTAAGAAAAcctcattttatatttgaagaatGGCTAACAACTTTCCAGCAATTATAAATTAACTCCAGCAAGAAAGTTACCTAGTACATGGGCCTCAAGGGTTCTGCAGATTCAACCTCACACTTAACTATTTCTGTAATTAATTTACAAGTCTATGTCTAACTAAAATGAGAGCAAGAACCCAAAATTACTGCTACCTTTTAGAAAGAGTCTGTGGGGAGAAGGAATGCATCTAAGATCAAAACAAGCAATATTCACCTTATTTTGTGGTTCTTAATAAGTATGGTAAAAAACCACTCAGTAAGCATAGTATCAGAACATAAAACCATCAGTGTACAAGAAAATCTCCACTTTTCAAATGGACAAGTTGTTACAATGGTACACAACTTACCAGTGATATATCCTCATCTGGATGGATCAACTTACTGGTTGCACTTGTTGTTGTAAGTGTAGCAGGCTTACTTGTTATTGAAGCCGCTGGCTTAGCTGCAGTGCTATTTGTCGTACTAGTGGTTGAAGCTGTAGACTGCGTATAAGCAGGGAATGTAGGCTTTGGGGGTTCTGTAGTTGTTGCAGGAGTACTATTTAAGGGCTTGAAATCTGTACCAACAGGTCCTTGGACAGCTGCCTGAGCCTGTAAAACACAATCTTTTGTCAACAAAACTTCAAAATCCAAGTATCTACtacaaattcaacttaaaaataaGACACCAACATTCAAAAAAGAATCAAAACTTTACATAAAATTGAAATGTTAACATGATAAATGCTCCACAAAATTCAAGACAACACAAAAATATCAAAGATGCTAGGTCAAAGCCACATCCAACACACTGCAGTGGGAACAAAAATCAAGTAAGACTGCATATGTAACGTCTCAAATGTCATCTACTTTCCTCaccaaaaattatttaatttataaagcTTTGTTTTTATCCCAGATTGATAAAATGTAACAATGGAATAGCGTGAGTGTTCTAATTTTACTCTTCTAAATTAGTTGTTTAATCAATCTACCAAGTTGTTTTATCCATCTACCAAGCAGctccaaaacacaagaaagttAGAAATTATAACATACAAACGTTTGGATGAATTTCAGTTACTAAGCATAGCATAAACAGTTAATATCAATGGTGACACATTAAGGCTATGTTCCTCAAAAGATATTCCTTTTATAGTTAACACAATGCCCTCCCAATTAACAATGGCTAGATGATTATCACAGATAAAGGGTTTAGGAAGATCCTTTAAGGACAAAGCTACCAGTAGTGTGTTATACTTTTCAGAATACCAAATATCTGAAACATGTAGTCCAGACCAACTTTGGAACCAAATGCAAATACTAAATTTCCTTACATTATATGTGACGCATTAAACAGCGTAAATCAAAATAGCTCAATCATGCATCAGGCTAACCATTGGCCACTATAATGCATTTACTGCTTACATGCTTTTAACCCTTTAGAACCATGAGTTTGGGGTATAGTTTTTATTAGTGAGTTCAGATTTTCAAATATCACTGATTTATATATACCAttgattttacttaaaaaaaattaaacatagtatAGTTTTGGGGAAAGATTTAGTTTTAAAGTAGGGTCCAAAGGGTTAAGTAATAAagccattttaacaattttaaactGCAACTTCCTGCGTACTTGTGCTGTGCTAGGAAACAGAGCTTTAGAAGATGCAGACAGACTTTCTGAATTGGATGAAGCTGTACTTGAGCTTGTTACAGGTGTCCCCATCTGTAgcataaaagaaaggaaacaatgaaaAGTCTCCAAACAAATGGGTGAATATAAGCCATGTGGTAGATTTTTTCAGTATCGATTGCATTTTTTGTAACGCAAAGTATAATGCAATCAAACCTCGCATTTAGAGGCAGGCAATTAATGCATTTACAATAAAGTGATATTAtgagcctcaaaaaaaaaaaaaaaaaccccaacaaaccTAGTTAACCACAACTTCTTTTCTAAAACTAAAGTGTTTTGCACTGTCATACTTCAAAAATGGTATATTGAACTGAGAATCAGGATGATTACTAACTCTTCAATCCAATTCTCTAT of Manis javanica isolate MJ-LG chromosome 4, MJ_LKY, whole genome shotgun sequence contains these proteins:
- the ZNF207 gene encoding BUB3-interacting and GLEBS motif-containing protein ZNF207 isoform X8, translating into MEGIPEKDMDERRRLLEQKTQAESQKKKQQDDSDEYDDDDSAASTSFQPQPVQTQQGYIPPMAQPGLPPVPGAPGMPPGIPPLMPGVPPLMPGMPPVMPGMPPGLHHQRKYTQSFCGENIMMPMGGMMPPGPGIPPLMPGMPPGMPPPVPRPGIPPMTQAQAVSAPGILNRPPAPTAAVPAPQPPVTKPLFPSAGQMGTPVTSSSTASSNSESLSASSKALFPSTAQAQAAVQGPVGTDFKPLNSTPATTTEPPKPTFPAYTQSTASTTSTTNSTAAKPAASITSKPATLTTTSATSKLIHPDEDISLEERRAQLPKYQRNLPRPGQAPIGNPPVGPMGGMMPPQPGIPQQQGMRPPMPPHGQYGGHHQAMPGYLPGAMPPYGQGPPMVPPYQGGPPRPPMGMRPPVMSQGGRY